One stretch of Pseudomonadota bacterium DNA includes these proteins:
- a CDS encoding transporter substrate-binding domain-containing protein, with the protein MKTRAASFPLSIFFLIVFAVSALAADLPEIKQRGVLRHLGIPYANFVSGSGDGMDVELMQKFAASIGVKYEYIMTDWGTVIQDLIGKKVKVTGAEVEFLEEVPIKGDLIANGFTILPWREKVVTFSKDTFPSQVWLIARADSKIKPIKPTGDVQKDIANTKALMKGVSVLTLKKTCLDPTLYKLSETGANVIDTKGKLNEMAPALLNKVGELTILDVPDALVALEKWPGKLKIIGPVSDKQFMAVGFPKESNRLREAFNTFLDKSRKDGSYMKIVKKYYPSAPRYFPEFFKK; encoded by the coding sequence ATGAAAACCAGAGCCGCATCGTTTCCCTTGTCCATTTTTTTTCTGATCGTATTCGCGGTATCCGCCCTTGCCGCAGACCTGCCGGAGATCAAGCAGCGCGGTGTGCTGCGACATCTCGGCATTCCTTATGCCAACTTCGTCAGCGGTTCGGGCGATGGGATGGATGTGGAACTGATGCAGAAATTCGCCGCAAGCATCGGCGTCAAATACGAATACATCATGACCGACTGGGGCACTGTCATTCAGGATCTGATCGGCAAAAAGGTCAAAGTAACTGGCGCCGAGGTCGAGTTTCTTGAGGAAGTACCTATCAAGGGAGACCTGATCGCCAACGGTTTTACCATCCTCCCTTGGCGCGAAAAGGTGGTCACGTTCTCCAAGGATACCTTCCCCAGCCAGGTCTGGCTGATTGCCCGTGCTGATTCGAAGATCAAGCCAATCAAGCCGACCGGCGATGTACAAAAGGATATAGCCAATACCAAGGCCTTGATGAAAGGGGTCAGCGTCCTGACGCTTAAAAAGACCTGCCTCGACCCGACGCTCTACAAGCTCTCCGAGACGGGCGCGAACGTCATTGACACGAAAGGCAAGCTGAACGAGATGGCCCCGGCCCTTTTGAACAAAGTGGGAGAGCTGACCATCCTGGACGTTCCGGATGCCTTGGTAGCGCTCGAAAAATGGCCCGGCAAGCTCAAGATCATCGGTCCGGTATCGGATAAGCAGTTCATGGCGGTCGGCTTCCCCAAGGAATCAAACCGGTTGCGCGAGGCATTCAACACGTTTCTTGACAAGTCCCGAAAGGACGGCAGTTACATGAAGATCGTCAAGAAATACTATCCATCGGCGCCACGTTATTTTCCGGAGTTTTTTAAGAAGTAA